TTATGGAAGCAACTTCCGGTTTACGTAAGGACGTGGAATACACACTTCGCGTGGCTCGGAAAGATTTCAACGACAGGTGGCTGACCAAGAATGTCTACCCTTTCTTCCAACTGACTGGGCCCCGGAACAATGATTCAACGGGAGGTAACCCAGGTAATTCAATGCgtcatttttaatttcctcttGTGAATATAAATGTGACATGCTTGCTTTGATAAAATAagaatagttttaaaatgtGAATTGCTGACTGTCTATTtaagttatattttattatttataaagatCATAATATATTTaggcattttaaaattaatttattgaattcagttatatttgattttattgctGGTTTTTAAAGGATTTCACTGAAAACAATGTCATATATAAGTATACGTAAGTTTTGGTAGATGCTGAAAATATTATAGGGTTTTATTTCTACTCAATTAGTTTGTTAAACAGTGTCGTGATGAAATATATTACGTTTACAAATTAcgtatacaaatacatgtacgtaaagCCCAGCATATCCACAATGCTATGCATAGCTTCTAATGTTTTATTCCTTTCATTTGTGTCAAAGTAACAATAAGCCTGGACAATGTGAAGATGATGACGATAGCTCAAACGTAtttcaatttcctttttttttttgcagactATGAAGGAACCGGATTTTTGGCCTTCCAATACGCTGTGGACCTAGCGGTCATAAAACATTTCAACTCTTCGGCCGCCGTGGACCTTTTTGACCTTTTCCTGAAGAAGATGCCTTATCCCCCCTACACCAAGGATAATCTGACCACTATTCTACAAATGTACCTGCCCTTCTTTCTCATCCTGGGTTTTATACTGTCCGCCCTCCAAACCACCAAAGCTATCGTGTACGAAAAGGAGAAAAAGCTGAAGGTATAGGGCAACATTAAATCTAAAGCTGGTTGGTCcgatttaatatcaaattttaggTACACTTTTAAACGACGGTTTTATTTAATATGCGTGTAATAATAGgttttaaaatagttttccCGGTCATTTAAGCCATATTTCCATTGGGAaatgatttgtttgaatttgtttacaaaactatttacaaaacaaaatttcttaTACACATAAAGATATACATGCAATTACAGATAAATAAATACGtacaataaacataaatacaGGTATGTATAAGTGCGTTATGTCTTATTCGAAGTTTAGTTGCTTTACGGAAAATAAACAATAGTGCATGATTTCATGCGAATTGTATTGTAACAGAAAATATACagtcttgtttttctttttaactttAACACCAGCATAACATTGATTAGAACTTGAAACGGTCATCAAAAAACACCATtctctattttttcttttaaatcaaaGACATGAAAATACAATGCTTAACCAAAAGAAgagcacagagagagagagagagagagagagagagagagagagctgtaAATGAATGCCGAAAAAAGTCTGCTGACATGAAACACAACCAAACAATAAGCCCTTCTCCAACTTGTTCGTTGAAACAGGAATCCATGAAGCTGATGGGACTGAACTCGTCCATTTACTGGGCGTCGTGGCTGGTGAAGAGCTCCATCTATCTGGTCATCTCATCCGCCGTCTACTGCATCTTATTCTCCATTGAGGTCTCCGACAAGGGCAAAGTCCTGGCCAAGACAGACCCCTCGCTCTTCTTTGTCTTCCTGATCTGTTACTCCATCTCTATCATCTGTTTCTGTTTCATGGTCAGCACGTTCTTCAACAAAGGTAATTTCggattacatgtattatataatttcGAACTTTATCATGATGTGACAAAGTCAAGCGTATTCCTCTTGGATTTTGTTTATATACTAACACATTTTGAAATGATCATAAAAACTAGCATGAATTCAtgcaattttgaaaagttttaaactTGAATTTTGCGTGACATGTACTTCATAAACTACACTTGATTTGTATGAATTCATTACATTTGGggatttttgattttatgacaAATGTCACGCGATATCACATCATTTACCGGGTTTTCCGATGGAAAAATGctgttattaaaatggtgataATGGCGGGTGAGCGGCTGCAAAAGGTTACCCTCATTGTACGATAACTCCTGTTACGtatacagtttttaagataggaagttgttcttttgccgATCAATTGAATACATCAGAGGTGTGCAAATCTATGATTGTGATTTCTaataattcatcaaaaaataccagcttttgaacttagtcatttttaggcaaaatattgcatataatgaaacctcattgtacggataactcctacagttttcaagataggaatttgttcttttgcagatcaagtgtatatatatcagaggtatgcatattgctaagattttgatttcaggccccgccgtcaccaactttcctcaagtcaatactcagcctcaaatctGAGGTTTGACCGCAAATTTATGTACTTTTCTTAAAGGATGAGTTGAGGAACGAGTTGaggtatttaaaaattttggtgacggtgAATTCCTGAtggtttatgaaaaaataccaacttttgaacttagtcattttgggaaaaatattgcatataggatagtgtttatcaattcagggttcaAGACATgaattatggatacagttcacataaaagaaaacccggtttgctgtcacattgacagcttttcacttgtttgcattattttgtaatctcttttttttaagttacatgtactttaaaaactACATGCACATaccataacatttttatgacaACATCGGGTATTTTACACTGTAATTCTTTAAACACCTGCAATACATGTAGTAcctataatacatgtagcacATTTGTCCTTTTCTCTCATCAGCTAACTCGGCCGCCTTTGCCAGTGGTATTGGGTACTTCTGCACGTACGTGCCATACTTCTTCCTCCAAAGCAGATACGAGACGATGGCCAGATCAGAGAAACTCGGCATATGCATTCTGAACAATATGGGAATGGCATTTGGCATAAACACCATCGGTTTATACGAAGGAACTGGTAAGAACATTTGATTTACTTGCTTGGTCCTTTTTACCACGAATTCAAAAAAGCCAAAATATTGTACGCGTGCAGTCTACGTGTTGCCTTTAATTAAACAGTGGTACTACCCTTCAAGGTTACAAGACTAGTATGCCTACCAACCGTTTGAAAGTACCTGAATATGGATTATTGATGCCAACTGAAGATGATTGTTCGTGTAGAAAATAATGTAATGCTTGGTGTGAGTGTAACTATATTTGATTCTGTCGTCATAGGTTATGGTGCACAGTGGAATAACTTTGCCAAACCAGCCACTGTGGACGATAATTTCTCGCTGTTGGACTCCATGCTCATGTTGCTCGGTTCCAGCGGCGTGTATTTGGTGATCACGTGGTATGTTGATGGCGTATTTCCGGGAGAATATGGTGTACCGTTACCATGGTATTTCCCATTGTCGGtgagaataatttaattttaattactttgaGGGATAGAAATTTCAGTTTTTTATTTTTCGAGAAAAATCGTACACAAAAATTGCACTTATGTTTTCTAGAAAAATTACTGGTGCGGAACGACTCGAAAATCATCAGCAAATAGCGATACAGGAAAGTTGGATCCTAAATACTTTGAGAGAGATCCGAATGCCCTGTCTATAGGCATCAGCATAAATCATCTCCGAAAGGTTGGagtaaaatctctctctctctctctctctctctctctctctctctctctctctctctctctctctctctctctctctctctctctctctctgtttctctcATCGTTTAGTATGACTAGATATGAGGTCAGATTTAGCTAGAGAGTTGCATGAtaaaaaaagagattttttaaaggaatttggAAGTGGTAAAAGGAAGAAAACAGCTGTAGCAGACACAACGCTGAATATATTTGAAGGTCAAATTACAGCACTTTTAGGTCACAATGGCGCTGGAAAAACTACAACCATGTCCATGCTAACAGGTAATCTAACCTTCAAGTTTTCTTgtttctttaatttgttttactatTGACGACTCATCacgtttgttttttaataaatataactatgatgatgatgatcacCGTCATCGTGATGATTATGATGAGGATGATGATGATATTGTTGTTGATGATATCGATGATGATCACGATGATGATGATATTGATgataatcatgatgatgatgattgtgaTGATTCTCTATCAGGGTTCCTGCCTCCTACATCTGGCACGGCCGTTGTAAATGGTTATGACATTTCTGAGGATATACAGAATGTGAGGAAGAGCCTGGGTCTGTGTCCTCAGCATAACATCCTGTTTGACTCGTTAACGGTGGAAGAACACTTGCAGTTTTTTGCACAGGTACAAACACTTCATTGTGAGGACGctctttttttggaaaaaaaattagaagaaCTTGATCAATAAAATTTGAAGAGAAAACGATCAAATACAGAATTCTGAGGAAATGTATccatttttagacatttttttttaaaatatttgtttgagtCTACAATCAATTGACATGAATGGAAAATAATGTATTGTTACAGCTGAAAGGTTGTCCCAAAGACAATGTTCAGAAAGAGGTGGATGAAATGATCAGAGTTCTAGGTCTGGAAGCCAAGAGGAAAAGTTTTTCTATGACACTATCTGGTGGACAAAAGAGAAAGTTGTCTGTTGGGATAGCACTAATTGCAGGATCAAAGGTAAGAGAAATACTATGATTAATATGTTGATCCAATCTAGACTTCTTGTGATATCATTATACAGTACtccatttttttccattttgttttttttcccaattacatgtactgggaatatattaataaaatagaTTTCAAAGCTTTCCTTTACACAGTATTTTGGATTTATACtaattttgtctgttttatattAGGTTGTAATCTTGGATGAGCCAACGTCTGGTATGGATCCTGCGGCTCGGCGCCAAACTTGGGAAATTTTGCAGAAATTCAGGGAGGACCGAACAATGATTCTTTCTACTCATTTCATGGACGAAGCAGATCTTCTTGGTGACCGCATTGCAATAATGGCAGATGGAGTTGTCAAATGCTGCGGAACATCTTTATTTCTGAAGAAGTTATAtggtatttttattcatttaatgaagttatatggTATTCTTTTATGGTATTCATTTCAATGAATGCATTCATCCAAATGCACAGATGATCTAATGAATGATGGAAAATTAGAAATGCGATGTTGTGATGTTTTCATAGCTGGAATTTaaataaactttgattttgCAGGAGCCGGGTACCATCTTGTAATGGTAAAGGATCGagattgtgacgtcaaagctgtaACGAACGTCATCAAGCAACACATACCAGCAGCCGAGCTAGAGAGTGAAATCAGCGCCGAGTTATCCTATCTTCTGCCATTTGAAGAATCCAAGAAGTTTGAACAGTTATTCAATGAAATCGAGAAAAGGAAAACAGAGCTAAAATTGAGCAGTTTTGGAACGTCTGCTACAACTATGGAAGAAGTTTTTCTGAAGTTAGTGCTCTGTCTCTAATAGTAATTGAGAATTGATTGTAACCTTTATTACACAAATGTGTTTTGATTAAGAAAAAACCAGGTGCAGCCTGTTGATAATTTCAATCATGTCCTGTACAAAATTTTCCTTTGATCTAGGGTAGGCGAAAGTAGCCAAAGAACGGAAGAAGAAGAGGAAATGCATGCTCACCACCAGAAGTCTCTCAAGTCTTACGATAACATGGGTTATGGCAGCATTACTAACATTGCCAACGGAGTCAGCAACGGGTCCGCCGAAAAAGGCAAAAATGGCGTCACTGAAAAAGGCCAAAATGGCGTCATTCAAAATCTAAAGATTGCTAACGGAGAGTCATTCATAGGTAAAAGTTTAGTGTGTTTCATGgttaattttcaaattgataaCTACTGACGATACTACTAGAATAAAAACACtcctaaaatgaaataacaaatcaaaacgcaaccaaaatgataaaagaaattgaagTGTGAAGTTGTAATTGCAGGTTTCAATTCtggtttaaagaaaaattctggAACAACATTGGCCTTGCAACAGTTTTTCAGCATGTTTGTAAAGAAGCTGATACACACCTGGAGAAACAGAACAGTGACGCTTGTTCAGCTTCTAGTACCTGTTATATTCACCATTCTTGCCTTGACAGTCGAGAAAACCCTACCAAAACAAGAAGATGAACCGTCTTTGCTATTAAACCTAAAGGATTTCCCCAACAGTGTGGCCATGTATTCCTCAAAATCAGCGTTTCCCGAAAGCACTTCAATGGCGGCTGACTATGCGAATTCTATAAGAAGTCAAGGATATCAAGTTTCTAAATATGATAAAACTCCAAACGACTTTGACAactttatcattgaaaaaaacaCCGAAATTGGACAAGCATTCTTTAAACGCAATTACATCGTCGGAGGTCTATTTGATATTGGTAACGCCACTACTGGTAGCATAACGTCATATTTCAACGGGGACCCACTCCATGCCAGTGCAATAAGTTTAACCAACACAATGAACGCATTGCTCAAACATTACACCGATAGCACCCACTCCATCAAAACTACAAATTTCCCTTTCCCAAGACCGCTGAACGAATCCAGCCGAGGTATCGGATACGCCACAAGAGGCACGGGATTCACGATCGCTTTCTGTATGCTATTCGGACTGGCCTTCCTGTCAACGAGCTTCATCATATTTTTGATCAAAGAAAAGGTGACAGGCGCCAAGCACCTTCAGAAGGTGAGCGGTGTCAGCTCGTACGCCTACTGGATGTCGAACCTTGTCTGGGACTTGTTAAACTACCAGGTACCCATCCTGTTGATAATGGTATGTTTCGCAGCCTTCCAGACTCAGGCATACACCGGTGACAACCGCCTTGGACTTGTTTACGCCATGTTTTTCTTGTACGGATGGGCCTGCATGCCTTTCGTGTACATCTTTTACTATGTCTTCAAAACGCCTGCTTCCGGAATGGTTGCCGGAAGTTTACTCAACATTCTTACTGGTACGCCATTTCGTATTAGGTTGAAAGTTACAGACAAACTTaaacataatagtaaaataTCTACCCAATTATTCCCGCCCTATTTGCCATGCATTGTATTGAGAGGTTGCGAAGTTAAAAAGGACCTAACAGAcacacaagttttttttttctaattttcttCAACGGTGTTAAGGGCTATTTAAAGAGGGAGGAACTATTTTATAAGAATGGActacaacaaataaaatgtcaaggttttgaaaaaattttgtATGTTATATGTTTACAGGTCTTGCAACAATCATGGCTGTGTTCACTCTCCGCGTCCCAGACCTTGGCATATCAGCTGACATATCGGACGCCATTGATTGGCTCTTCACTATATTTCTTCCTAACTACTGCCTGGGACAGACGCTGATGAATATGTACGTGAACTATGAGTACATCGACACATGTACAAAACTGAACTACGAGACCATGTGTGCTCTTAAAAATCCCCCAATCACATCATGTTGTAGAGGTAAGAAAAAGATTTATTCTTCGATTTCTCATCAACTTAACTTTTTATGTGTATACTGGATATCTTCAATAATGTTTTTCCGTTTATTTAACAGATAAATGTGAAAAGAATTGTTTGATTTTCGACACTAACTACCTCGCTTGGGAGACCCCAGGAGTTGGGAAATACTTCGTTTTCATGGCGGCACAGGGTGTTTTCTATATGACTCTTGTGTTTCTAGTCGAGTTTGGCGTCATTAGTCGAATCCGATATCTGATTTGTAATCGTGATCCTCCCATCGTGAATTCGGCAGAAGTCGGAACAACAAGTGACGCCATTCCTGACGATGATGACGTAGAAGACGAAAGACGTCGCATCAACAAAACTGGCATCGACAGCCTCCTTAAAACAGATTCTCTGCTTCTACGCAACCTCAGTAAATCTTATGGTTCGTACTCCGCTGTGAAAAGTGTGTGTGTTGGAGTTCCGCAGCAAGAGTGTTTCGGACTTTTGGGTCAAAACGGAGCAGGGAAAACTTCGacattcaaaatgttaacaGGAGACGAAATAGTGACAGGGGGCAATGCATATCTGAACGGATATGACGTCAAAACAGATCTAAAAATGGTAAGCAATCGCAACTTTTCCGGCCTTTCTGAGAAGCGGAGAAATCTACCAGAAAGAGCGCTTGTAATTTAAATAGCGAATTTAAAATAGATGAAGTGTTAAAGAAGAAATCATGTATTGTTTCCCATGTATTGATATCAATTTGTACTTCTTTGACAGGCATATTTATCCTCatttaaatttgtcaaaaaaataacGGAATCAGTGTACTGGCACAGACTTTGTCTGATAGAAGATGAATTCCTTAAACTTAGAGCAGCTCGTTCACTCTCCTGAATATCGTTCATTTAACTAATTAAACTAAGAACACATAATGAAAGAAATACTAGTAATATAGTGATAGGAAAAAGAATTTGATGGCGGTATTAGATTTTACctgcaaacaatttttttaaagaaccgTATCTCCAGAATGTGCGTAATGCAGCATACATCACGCATTTTTCGTTAATAATGAAAGTGTACAAAATCGTGATATGGGTTCATTAGCTGAAAGTAAACGGAGAAAATGACGATGATGAACTTTGTTGAACCCATATTTGAAAAATCATACATTAATGCATACGTCATTCTACAAAAGACATGCGATAATATTAATATTGGTCATCCTATAgatggtatacatgtaccagtattatGCACAAAAATTAACGATATTAGTTTTCATAATTTGCAGGTACAACAAAATCTAGGATATTGCCCCCAGTTCGATGCGTTGATTGACCAGATGACTGGAAGAGAGACCCTTACAATGTACGCCAGACTCCGGGGAATAAAGGAAAATCAAATCAAGGGGGTTGTCAACGACCTGCTGGAGATCATGATGCTCAGGAAATATGCCGACAGGCAGTGTGGCACGTACAGGTAgagatttacatgtaccttacaTTCATAACATAAAGTTACAATGTCTTTGaatgaaatacatttaataattacaatGACATTACATAGTGCAACATGTACTTAATATTACACATTTTGTGATACCATTTACATTACATATTGCAATTTTTCTTTggataaaacatgtttaatgaaaacatttatactacatactgcaatattttttatttattcattttttttttgccctgCGATATTTGTATTTGAATGTGTGATATTACAATTACTTAAGcaagaaaaaaatactgtagaatcattaaatttcgtgggggccaattttcgtggattgcttaaatttaacAGGATCgcggggacgtaatttcgtgtattcttttAAACGTACAgaagaaatatgactttattgcCCTAGTTCATTAATTCGTGGaagatgttaattcgtggaggagaggtacccacgaattccacggaaattgagccaccacgaaatctaatgattccacagtattataCACTTTGATGAGTTAAAGGatgcaatatattttaaacttatttttagtgtaatacatgtgcaataatataattaatttgaCAACCCCCTTATTTTGATTTCCTTTATTTCCCGGAGTCTGGCGaaataatataatgaaaatgctttgtttgaataattttatatatgtcttacacatttattacttttatgaaataataatgtttgattttgatttttttttaagtggtgGTAATAAACGTAAATTAAGCACAGCCATAGCTTTGATTGGAGACCCGCCTTTTATACTTCTTGACGAGCCAACCACTGGAATGGATCCTGCAGCAAGACGACAGCTCTGGAATGTTCTCTCACAGGTCCG
This genomic window from Crassostrea angulata isolate pt1a10 chromosome 8, ASM2561291v2, whole genome shotgun sequence contains:
- the LOC128160114 gene encoding phospholipid-transporting ATPase ABCA3-like, translated to MAGVGRQFILLLWKNWLLQKRKACVTVFEIVMPIVFAVILVCIRLIAKNETISQSTIWPPFKPNDVLLRGSQIEILYSPNTTDIQTMMNTFRNFLPGLEPNGSQWHVYGFDDEKALLDYHQKNYKKVRAAISFMEATSGLRKDVEYTLRVARKDFNDRWLTKNVYPFFQLTGPRNNDSTGGNPDYEGTGFLAFQYAVDLAVIKHFNSSAAVDLFDLFLKKMPYPPYTKDNLTTILQMYLPFFLILGFILSALQTTKAIVYEKEKKLKESMKLMGLNSSIYWASWLVKSSIYLVISSAVYCILFSIEVSDKGKVLAKTDPSLFFVFLICYSISIICFCFMVSTFFNKANSAAFASGIGYFCTYVPYFFLQSRYETMARSEKLGICILNNMGMAFGINTIGLYEGTGYGAQWNNFAKPATVDDNFSLLDSMLMLLGSSGVYLVITWYVDGVFPGEYGVPLPWYFPLSKNYWCGTTRKSSANSDTGKLDPKYFERDPNALSIGISINHLRKEFGSGKRKKTAVADTTLNIFEGQITALLGHNGAGKTTTMSMLTGFLPPTSGTAVVNGYDISEDIQNVRKSLGLCPQHNILFDSLTVEEHLQFFAQLKGCPKDNVQKEVDEMIRVLGLEAKRKSFSMTLSGGQKRKLSVGIALIAGSKVVILDEPTSGMDPAARRQTWEILQKFREDRTMILSTHFMDEADLLGDRIAIMADGVVKCCGTSLFLKKLYGAGYHLVMVKDRDCDVKAVTNVIKQHIPAAELESEISAELSYLLPFEESKKFEQLFNEIEKRKTELKLSSFGTSATTMEEVFLKVGESSQRTEEEEEMHAHHQKSLKSYDNMGYGSITNIANGVSNGSAEKGKNGVTEKGQNGVIQNLKIANGESFIGFNSGLKKNSGTTLALQQFFSMFVKKLIHTWRNRTVTLVQLLVPVIFTILALTVEKTLPKQEDEPSLLLNLKDFPNSVAMYSSKSAFPESTSMAADYANSIRSQGYQVSKYDKTPNDFDNFIIEKNTEIGQAFFKRNYIVGGLFDIGNATTGSITSYFNGDPLHASAISLTNTMNALLKHYTDSTHSIKTTNFPFPRPLNESSRGIGYATRGTGFTIAFCMLFGLAFLSTSFIIFLIKEKVTGAKHLQKVSGVSSYAYWMSNLVWDLLNYQVPILLIMVCFAAFQTQAYTGDNRLGLVYAMFFLYGWACMPFVYIFYYVFKTPASGMVAGSLLNILTGLATIMAVFTLRVPDLGISADISDAIDWLFTIFLPNYCLGQTLMNMYVNYEYIDTCTKLNYETMCALKNPPITSCCRDKCEKNCLIFDTNYLAWETPGVGKYFVFMAAQGVFYMTLVFLVEFGVISRIRYLICNRDPPIVNSAEVGTTSDAIPDDDDVEDERRRINKTGIDSLLKTDSLLLRNLSKSYGSYSAVKSVCVGVPQQECFGLLGQNGAGKTSTFKMLTGDEIVTGGNAYLNGYDVKTDLKMVQQNLGYCPQFDALIDQMTGRETLTMYARLRGIKENQIKGVVNDLLEIMMLRKYADRQCGTYSGGNKRKLSTAIALIGDPPFILLDEPTTGMDPAARRQLWNVLSQVRASGRTLILTSHSMEECDALCTKIVIMVNGRFVCLGSAQHLKNKFGHGYTLIARLGQSKDGITASSEPLKNFIKSTFPDSIIFDDHQGYVHFQIPDNNVALGRVFGEMERAKSQFNIEDYSVHQTTLEQVFLSFTRHQEAQSVQEEKKKCCCFWRLGCWFKLFSYIFN